Proteins co-encoded in one Cyprinus carpio isolate SPL01 chromosome B5, ASM1834038v1, whole genome shotgun sequence genomic window:
- the LOC109079863 gene encoding B-cell lymphoma/leukemia 10-like, whose translation MDVTHLTEDEMADIKKEAIDRLRPYLVDKIIAERHFDYLRSKKILTRDDTEEISCRTTRGRRTSKLLDILAENPRGLDMLIESIKWGRTLNFIIAKITDEVQRVKNERLEALKAGSSANSGYSSTKGASNDFSKMDPDYDKYSTICYHPEGEGSSSSSVATGSFNLRYGSGRGNEALSVCGGAGSVTVSSTASSSLPKPGDPGAPPLPEEPDMDVQDIDAAVCGSTGSSGDAIFQPLRSRSLFPMSHVS comes from the exons ATGGATGTTACTCACCTGACGGAGGACGAAATGGCCGATATAAAGAAGGAA GCCATAGACAGGTTACGGCCGTACCTGGTGGATAAGATCATCGCAGAGCGCCACTTTGATTACTTGCGCTCGAAGAAAATCCTGACCAgagatgacacagaagagatCAGCTGCAGAACCACGAGAGGGAGACGCACCAGCAAGCTGCTGGATATCCTGGCAGAAAACCCTCGGGGTCTAGACATGCTCATCGAGTCCATCAAATGGGGCCGAACGCTCAACTTCATCATCGCGAAGATCACTGATGAGGTGCAGCGCGTGAAAAATGAGCGACTGGAAGctttaaaag CAGGGTCCTCTGCAAATTCAGGTTATTCGAGCACAAAAGGAGCAAGCAATGACTTCTCCAAAATGGACCCGGATTATGACAAGTACTCCACTATATGCTATCATCCCGAAGGGGAAGGAAGTTCATCGTCTTCTGTGGCTACGGGATCCTTTAACCTGCGTTACGGCTCGGGTCGAGGGAACGAGGCTCTGTCGGTCTGCGGAGGTGCTGGGAGCGTGACCGTGTCCTCCACCGCCTCATCAAGCCTGCCTAAACCTGGAGACCCCGGAGCTCCGCCGCTGCCCGAGGAGCCCGACATGGACGTCCAGGATATAGATGCTGCTGTTTGTGGAAGTACGGGGAGTAGCGGGGATGCTATTTTCCAGCCGCTGCGCTCACGTTCTTTGTTTCCGATGTCTCACGTGTCGTAG
- the LOC109079901 gene encoding mucolipin-3-like isoform X1 codes for MSDGEHFLSGGPNNHPACHRTAKSHVDPQSVENFRRKLKYFFMSPCQKYRARGRKPWKMMLQILKIAIITFQLVSFGLSNEMMVTFKEGNIVAFKHFFLKNYQDRNKDYALYTKHEVHDHILYIINRYLHLQDLTVDNHAFERIDEVFTPLSVCQELYRHANILPVNETFDIDPHVETECLYFYPFSLFKKDDLENDMNLTLDFQRLLAVNIYLKVKAINLQTVHYKELPDCYDFAINIKFDNHAHSGKIKITLRSDVQIKVCKDWNVSGSTDLHYQLIVLFDCVVICSCLLSLILCTRSVYKGVLLQFEYITFASIYHNKRVCWSERMEFINGWYILIIISDTLTIAGSILKICIQSKELTNYDVCSILLGTATMLVWTGVMRYFSFFQKYYILILTLQAALPNVIRFSFCAVMIFLSYCFCGWIVLGPHHENFRSFNTVANCLFSMINGDEIYSTFTKIRDKNDLVWMFSRMYIYTFVPLFTFMILSLFIALFTDTYETIKRYQKHGAPLSELQAFIAECKDPPNSGKYMVDEESSTFWCLCAPCVNCT; via the exons ATGTCTGACGGAGAGCATTTTTTGTCTGGTGGTCCGAATAATCACCCGGCATGCCACAGAACGGCTAAATCACATGTGGACCCTCAGTCTGTGGAAAACTTCAGGAGGAAACTGAAATATTTCTTCATGAGTCCATGCCAGAAGTACAGAGCCAGAGGTCGTAAGCCATGGAAAATGATGCTGCAGATACTCAAGATTGCCATTATAACCTTCCAG TTAGTTTCTTTCGGATTGAGCAATGAGATGATGGTCACCTTCAAAGAGGGAAATATCGTCGCCTTCAAACATTTTTTCCTGAAAAATTACCAGGACAGAAATAAAGATTATGCCTTGTACACAAAGCACGAGGTTCATGACCACATCCTGTACATAATCAACAGG TATCTACACCTACAAGACCTGACGGTTGATAATCATGCGTTTGAGAGGATTGATGAAGTGTTCACTCCTCTGTCCGTCTGTCAAGAGTTATATCGACATGCTAACATCTTACCAGTCAATGAGACCTTTGATATTGATCCACATGTAGAGACAG aatgtctttatttttacCCCTTTTCACTCTTCAAGAAAGATGATTTGGAAAATGACATGAACCTCACTTTAGATTTTCAAAG GTTGTTAGCAGTAAACATCTATCTCAAAGTAAAGGCTATCAACCTTCAAACAGTGCATTACAAGGAGTTACCGGACTGCTATGACTTTGCCATTAAT ATCAAGTTTGACAACCATGCACACAGTGGAAAAATCAAGATAACGCTGAGAAGTGATGTTCAGATAAAAGTCTGCAAGGACTGGAATGTTTCTGGCTCAA CAGACCTTCACTATCAGCTCATCGTTCTGTTCGACTGCGTGGTGATCTGCTCCTGTTTGCTCTCGCTCATCCTCTGCACACGCTCAGTCTACAAAGGCGTGCTCTTGCAGTTT GAGTACATCACATTCGCATCCATTTACCATAATAAAAGAGTTTGCTGGTCTGAGAGAATGGAGTTCATCAACGGCTGGTACattctcatcatcatcagtgacACGCTGACTATCGCAGGATCAAttctcaaaatatgcatacaGAGCAAG GAACTAACAAATTATGATGTGTGCAGTATTTTACTGGGCACAGCAACAATGCTTGTGTGGACTGGAGTAATGCGTTACTTCAGTTTCTTTCAGAAATATTAT ATCCTCATCCTCACCCTGCAGGCTGCACTTCCTAACGTCATCCGATTCTCCTTCTGCGCTGTTATGATCTTTCTAAGCTACTGCTTCTGTGGATGGATCGTTTTGGGGCCACACCATGAAAAC TTTCGGTCATTTAATACGGTGGCTAACTGCCTTTTTTCCATGATTAATGGAGATGAAATCTACTCAACCTTCACCAAAATCCGAGACAAGAATGATCTGGTGTGGATGTTCAGCAGGATGTATATCTACACCTTCGTCCCGCTCTTTACATTCATGATTCTGAGCCTCTTCATTGCCCTTTTCACAGACACCTATGAAACCATCAAG CGCTATCAGAAGCATGGAGCGCCCTTATCAGAGCTGCAGGCTTTCATAGCTGAATGCAAAGACCCACCGAACTCGGGGAAGTACATGGTGGATGAGGAATCCTCCACCTTTTGGTGCCTTTGTGCTCCTTGTGTGAATTGCACCTGA
- the LOC109079901 gene encoding mucolipin-3-like isoform X2, with amino-acid sequence MSDGEHFLSGGPNNHPACHRTAKSHVDPQSVENFRRKLKYFFMSPCQKYRARGRKPWKMMLQILKIAIITFQLVSFGLSNEMMVTFKEGNIVAFKHFFLKNYQDRNKDYALYTKHEVHDHILYIINRYLHLQDLTVDNHAFERIDEVFTPLSVCQELYRHANILPVNETFDIDPHVETECLYFYPFSLFKKDDLENDMNLTLDFQRLLAVNIYLKVKAINLQTVHYKELPDCYDFAINIKFDNHAHSGKIKITLRSDVQIKVCKDWNVSGSNLHYQLIVLFDCVVICSCLLSLILCTRSVYKGVLLQFEYITFASIYHNKRVCWSERMEFINGWYILIIISDTLTIAGSILKICIQSKELTNYDVCSILLGTATMLVWTGVMRYFSFFQKYYILILTLQAALPNVIRFSFCAVMIFLSYCFCGWIVLGPHHENFRSFNTVANCLFSMINGDEIYSTFTKIRDKNDLVWMFSRMYIYTFVPLFTFMILSLFIALFTDTYETIKRYQKHGAPLSELQAFIAECKDPPNSGKYMVDEESSTFWCLCAPCVNCT; translated from the exons ATGTCTGACGGAGAGCATTTTTTGTCTGGTGGTCCGAATAATCACCCGGCATGCCACAGAACGGCTAAATCACATGTGGACCCTCAGTCTGTGGAAAACTTCAGGAGGAAACTGAAATATTTCTTCATGAGTCCATGCCAGAAGTACAGAGCCAGAGGTCGTAAGCCATGGAAAATGATGCTGCAGATACTCAAGATTGCCATTATAACCTTCCAG TTAGTTTCTTTCGGATTGAGCAATGAGATGATGGTCACCTTCAAAGAGGGAAATATCGTCGCCTTCAAACATTTTTTCCTGAAAAATTACCAGGACAGAAATAAAGATTATGCCTTGTACACAAAGCACGAGGTTCATGACCACATCCTGTACATAATCAACAGG TATCTACACCTACAAGACCTGACGGTTGATAATCATGCGTTTGAGAGGATTGATGAAGTGTTCACTCCTCTGTCCGTCTGTCAAGAGTTATATCGACATGCTAACATCTTACCAGTCAATGAGACCTTTGATATTGATCCACATGTAGAGACAG aatgtctttatttttacCCCTTTTCACTCTTCAAGAAAGATGATTTGGAAAATGACATGAACCTCACTTTAGATTTTCAAAG GTTGTTAGCAGTAAACATCTATCTCAAAGTAAAGGCTATCAACCTTCAAACAGTGCATTACAAGGAGTTACCGGACTGCTATGACTTTGCCATTAAT ATCAAGTTTGACAACCATGCACACAGTGGAAAAATCAAGATAACGCTGAGAAGTGATGTTCAGATAAAAGTCTGCAAGGACTGGAATGTTTCTGGCTCAA ACCTTCACTATCAGCTCATCGTTCTGTTCGACTGCGTGGTGATCTGCTCCTGTTTGCTCTCGCTCATCCTCTGCACACGCTCAGTCTACAAAGGCGTGCTCTTGCAGTTT GAGTACATCACATTCGCATCCATTTACCATAATAAAAGAGTTTGCTGGTCTGAGAGAATGGAGTTCATCAACGGCTGGTACattctcatcatcatcagtgacACGCTGACTATCGCAGGATCAAttctcaaaatatgcatacaGAGCAAG GAACTAACAAATTATGATGTGTGCAGTATTTTACTGGGCACAGCAACAATGCTTGTGTGGACTGGAGTAATGCGTTACTTCAGTTTCTTTCAGAAATATTAT ATCCTCATCCTCACCCTGCAGGCTGCACTTCCTAACGTCATCCGATTCTCCTTCTGCGCTGTTATGATCTTTCTAAGCTACTGCTTCTGTGGATGGATCGTTTTGGGGCCACACCATGAAAAC TTTCGGTCATTTAATACGGTGGCTAACTGCCTTTTTTCCATGATTAATGGAGATGAAATCTACTCAACCTTCACCAAAATCCGAGACAAGAATGATCTGGTGTGGATGTTCAGCAGGATGTATATCTACACCTTCGTCCCGCTCTTTACATTCATGATTCTGAGCCTCTTCATTGCCCTTTTCACAGACACCTATGAAACCATCAAG CGCTATCAGAAGCATGGAGCGCCCTTATCAGAGCTGCAGGCTTTCATAGCTGAATGCAAAGACCCACCGAACTCGGGGAAGTACATGGTGGATGAGGAATCCTCCACCTTTTGGTGCCTTTGTGCTCCTTGTGTGAATTGCACCTGA